In Drosophila simulans strain w501 chromosome 3R, Prin_Dsim_3.1, whole genome shotgun sequence, a single window of DNA contains:
- the LOC6729866 gene encoding basic salivary proline-rich protein 2 isoform X12 produces MYGTGKDRSGQEVSPQDYPVQQQQRAQSKSEYVMDSASVDRPQQQLRPQSTQDYVPYESSDSSVERKKEQPRAQLNTDYNNSNSTSDSASYGSDSVSKQQIRSQPNPEYQSNVGPAYEAPRDERGQLQPQRSQPAADYSAYERQQRPPPTTIDYTTGYNAPPKDRTTLSRSNSRPTLSPNPKLQSIPNSEYVRPPQNFVLPPQMRPAVGPPQPRPPFAGARPMVGMGPRPPMPPNMAARPPPLRSTDSKSNLLMGPPMRPGMPPQLNMQQARLPNAGGQLSPPGQGPPRPPGGFPWNPAGAPGMPPGARPPQNMTRPPPPTFARPPPGQPLQAPFNRPPFNQPPMQPQQQQQQPPQQLQQQQQHMQQQQQQQLRPLSAASAHNNNDDDDDVVMGPAVTPLKTFNPRPDPMGEPLLEDIEPPFQTSPPAGESKKGPGFKGDNDSGVDESTQEKDRNGPNSPSSPVKTPTSTSSKPDKSGTSRPPSATPSNKSAPKSRSASKNRLLLKTPEPEPVKKVPMNKVQVGHAPSPNLKAVRSKIGSLDNATYKPGGGHVKIESKKIDIKAAPRIEAKNDKYMPKGGEKKYWKAPRIQRATTLTSSMSLPAECLVLSVSMPSLNSEPKRPKSAGPKKKPGQAVHSKPFRLY; encoded by the exons ATGTACGGCACGGGAAAGGATCGCTCCGGCCAGGAGGTTTCTCCACAGGATTAcccagtgcagcagcagcagcgtgcTCAGTCCAAGTCAGAGTATGTCATGGATTCCGCATCTGTAGATCGTCCTCAGCAGCAGTTGAGACCGCAATCCACGCAGGATTATGTGCCCTATGAGTCCTCCGATTCATCTGTGGAACGAAAGAAAGAACAGCCAAGAGCTCAGTTAAACACAGATTataacaatagcaacagcacTTCGGATAGTGCCTCCTACGGCTCCGATTCAGTTTCCAAACAGCAGATCCGATCTCAGCCGAATCCAGAGTACCAGAGCAATGTAGGACCTGCCTATGAGGCACCTAGAGATGAGCGCGGTCAACTGCAGCCACAGAGATCCCAGCCAGCTGCCGATTACTCCGCATATGAACGGCAGCAACGCCCGCCGCCAACGACAATAGATTACACCACCGGCTATAATGCACCACCCAAAGATCGCACCACCCTGTCACGCAGCAACTCGCGACCCACCCTCTCACCCAATCCCAAGCTCCAAAGTATACCCAATTCCGAGTATGTGCGACCACCACAGAACTTTGTCTTGCCACCGCAGATGCGTCCCGCCGTGGGGCCACCACAGCCGCGTCCTCCGTTCGCCGGAGCCAGGCCGATGGTCGGAATGGGACCACGTCCACCCATGCCGCCGAACATGGCGGCTAGGCCACCACCACTGCGCAGCACAGACAGCAAGAGCAACCTGCTAATGGGTCCACCGATGCGACCGGGCATGCCACCGCAACTCAACATGCAGCAGGCTCGTCTGCCCAATGCCGGCGGGCAGCTTAGTCCGCCGGGCCAGGGACCACCAAGGCCACCAGGCGGATTTCCCTGGAATCCAGCCGGGGCACCGGGAATGCCGCCTGGAGCACGTCCGCCCCAGAATATGACGCGACCgccgccacccacttttgcACGCCCGCCGCCGGGTCAGCCGCTGCAGGCGCCCTTCAATCGACCGCCCTTCAACCAGCCGCCCATGcaaccgcaacagcaacaacaacaaccaccacaacagctgcagcagcagcagcaacacatgcaacagcaacagcagcagcaactacgCCCACTTTCGGCAGCCAGtgcacacaacaacaacgatgacgacgacgacgtgGTCATGGGTCCCGCGGTGACCCCGCTCAAGACCTTCAACCCGAGGCCCGATCCCATGGGCGAGCCCCTACTGGAGGACATCGAGCCGCCCTTCCAGACGAGCCCCCCAGCCGGAGAATCCAAAAAGGGGCCCGGCTTCA AGGGTGACAATGACAGCGGCGTTGATGAGTCCACTCAGGAGAAG GATCGCAACGGACCCAACTCGCCCAGTTCGCCCGTGAAAACGCCCACATCGACCTCATCGAAGCCGGACAAGTCGGGCACGTCGCGTCCACCGAGTGCCACGCCCTCGAACAAGTCAGCCCCCAAGTCGCGCAGCGCCTCCAAGAACCGCTTGCTCCTCAAGACCCCAGAGCCCGAGCCAGTCAAGAAAG TTCCAATGAACAAGGTACAAGTCGGACATGCGCCTTCACCCAATCTGAAGGCGGTGCGCTCCAAGATCGGATCCCTGGACAATGCCACCTATAAGCCGGGTGGCGGCCACGTGAAAATCGAGTCCAAGAAGATCGACATCAAGGCGGCACCGCGCATCGAGGCCAAGAACGACAAGTACATGCCAAAGGGCGGCGAGAAGAAG TATTGGAAGGCACCGCGCATCCAGCGGGCCACCACACTCACCTCGTCCATGTCCCTGCCGGCGGAGTGTCTGGTCCTCTCCGTGTCCATGCCCTCGCTCAACTCGGAGCCCAAGCGTCCCAAGAGCGCGGGACCCAAGAAGAAGCCCGGCCAGGCCGTCCACTCGAAGCCATTCCGCCTGTATTGA
- the LOC6729866 gene encoding basic proline-rich protein isoform X8, producing MYGTGKDRSGQEVSPQDYPVQQQQRAQSKSEYVMDSASVDRPQQQLRPQSTQDYVPYESSDSSVERKKEQPRAQLNTDYNNSNSTSDSASYGSDSVSKQQIRSQPNPEYQSNVGPAYEAPRDERGQLQPQRSQPAADYSAYERQQRPPPTTIDYTTGYNAPPKDRTTLSRSNSRPTLSPNPKLQSIPNSEYVRPPQNFVLPPQMRPAVGPPQPRPPFAGARPMVGMGPRPPMPPNMAARPPPLRSTDSKSNLLMGPPMRPGMPPQLNMQQARLPNAGGQLSPPGQGPPRPPGGFPWNPAGAPGMPPGARPPQNMTRPPPPTFARPPPGQPLQAPFNRPPFNQPPMQPQQQQQQPPQQLQQQQQHMQQQQQQQLRPLSAASAHNNNDDDDDVVMGPAVTPLKTFNPRPDPMGEPLLEDIEPPFQTSPPAGESKKGPGFKGDNDSGVDESTQEKDRNGPNSPSSPVKTPTSTSSKPDKSGTSRPPSATPSNKSAPKSRSASKNRLLLKTPEPEPVKKVPMNKVQVGHAPSPNLKAVRSKIGSLDNATYKPGGGHVKIESKKIDIKAAPRIEAKNDKYMPKGGEKKIVTTKLQWNAKSKIGSLENAAHKPGGGDKKIETLKMDFKDKAKPKVGSTANVKHQPGGGDIKYWKAPRIQRATTLTSSMSLPAECLVLSVSMPSLNSEPKRPKSAGPKKKPGQAVHSKPFRLY from the exons ATGTACGGCACGGGAAAGGATCGCTCCGGCCAGGAGGTTTCTCCACAGGATTAcccagtgcagcagcagcagcgtgcTCAGTCCAAGTCAGAGTATGTCATGGATTCCGCATCTGTAGATCGTCCTCAGCAGCAGTTGAGACCGCAATCCACGCAGGATTATGTGCCCTATGAGTCCTCCGATTCATCTGTGGAACGAAAGAAAGAACAGCCAAGAGCTCAGTTAAACACAGATTataacaatagcaacagcacTTCGGATAGTGCCTCCTACGGCTCCGATTCAGTTTCCAAACAGCAGATCCGATCTCAGCCGAATCCAGAGTACCAGAGCAATGTAGGACCTGCCTATGAGGCACCTAGAGATGAGCGCGGTCAACTGCAGCCACAGAGATCCCAGCCAGCTGCCGATTACTCCGCATATGAACGGCAGCAACGCCCGCCGCCAACGACAATAGATTACACCACCGGCTATAATGCACCACCCAAAGATCGCACCACCCTGTCACGCAGCAACTCGCGACCCACCCTCTCACCCAATCCCAAGCTCCAAAGTATACCCAATTCCGAGTATGTGCGACCACCACAGAACTTTGTCTTGCCACCGCAGATGCGTCCCGCCGTGGGGCCACCACAGCCGCGTCCTCCGTTCGCCGGAGCCAGGCCGATGGTCGGAATGGGACCACGTCCACCCATGCCGCCGAACATGGCGGCTAGGCCACCACCACTGCGCAGCACAGACAGCAAGAGCAACCTGCTAATGGGTCCACCGATGCGACCGGGCATGCCACCGCAACTCAACATGCAGCAGGCTCGTCTGCCCAATGCCGGCGGGCAGCTTAGTCCGCCGGGCCAGGGACCACCAAGGCCACCAGGCGGATTTCCCTGGAATCCAGCCGGGGCACCGGGAATGCCGCCTGGAGCACGTCCGCCCCAGAATATGACGCGACCgccgccacccacttttgcACGCCCGCCGCCGGGTCAGCCGCTGCAGGCGCCCTTCAATCGACCGCCCTTCAACCAGCCGCCCATGcaaccgcaacagcaacaacaacaaccaccacaacagctgcagcagcagcagcaacacatgcaacagcaacagcagcagcaactacgCCCACTTTCGGCAGCCAGtgcacacaacaacaacgatgacgacgacgacgtgGTCATGGGTCCCGCGGTGACCCCGCTCAAGACCTTCAACCCGAGGCCCGATCCCATGGGCGAGCCCCTACTGGAGGACATCGAGCCGCCCTTCCAGACGAGCCCCCCAGCCGGAGAATCCAAAAAGGGGCCCGGCTTCA AGGGTGACAATGACAGCGGCGTTGATGAGTCCACTCAGGAGAAG GATCGCAACGGACCCAACTCGCCCAGTTCGCCCGTGAAAACGCCCACATCGACCTCATCGAAGCCGGACAAGTCGGGCACGTCGCGTCCACCGAGTGCCACGCCCTCGAACAAGTCAGCCCCCAAGTCGCGCAGCGCCTCCAAGAACCGCTTGCTCCTCAAGACCCCAGAGCCCGAGCCAGTCAAGAAAG TTCCAATGAACAAGGTACAAGTCGGACATGCGCCTTCACCCAATCTGAAGGCGGTGCGCTCCAAGATCGGATCCCTGGACAATGCCACCTATAAGCCGGGTGGCGGCCACGTGAAAATCGAGTCCAAGAAGATCGACATCAAGGCGGCACCGCGCATCGAGGCCAAGAACGACAAGTACATGCCAAAGGGCGGCGAGAAGAAG ATAGTTACAACAAAGTTGCAGTGGAACGCCAAGTCCAAAATTGGTTCGCTGGAGAATGCCGCCCACAAGCCGGGAGGCGGGGACAAGAAGATCGAGACCCTGAAGATGGACTTCAAGGACAAGGCCAAGCCGAAGGTGGGCTCGACGGCCAATGTGAAGCATCAGCCGGGTGGCGGAGACATCAAG TATTGGAAGGCACCGCGCATCCAGCGGGCCACCACACTCACCTCGTCCATGTCCCTGCCGGCGGAGTGTCTGGTCCTCTCCGTGTCCATGCCCTCGCTCAACTCGGAGCCCAAGCGTCCCAAGAGCGCGGGACCCAAGAAGAAGCCCGGCCAGGCCGTCCACTCGAAGCCATTCCGCCTGTATTGA
- the LOC6729866 gene encoding microtubule-associated protein 4 isoform X4: protein MYGTGKDRSGQEVSPQDYPVQQQQRAQSKSEYVMDSASVDRPQQQLRPQSTQDYVPYESSDSSVERKKEQPRAQLNTDYNNSNSTSDSASYGSDSVSKQQIRSQPNPEYQSNVGPAYEAPRDERGQLQPQRSQPAADYSAYERQQRPPPTTIDYTTGYNAPPKDRTTLSRSNSRPTLSPNPKLQSIPNSEYVRPPQNFVLPPQMRPAVGPPQPRPPFAGARPMVGMGPRPPMPPNMAARPPPLRSTDSKSNLLMGPPMRPGMPPQLNMQQARLPNAGGQLSPPGQGPPRPPGGFPWNPAGAPGMPPGARPPQNMTRPPPPTFARPPPGQPLQAPFNRPPFNQPPMQPQQQQQQPPQQLQQQQQHMQQQQQQQLRPLSAASAHNNNDDDDDVVMGPAVTPLKTFNPRPDPMGEPLLEDIEPPFQTSPPAGESKKGPGFKGDNDSGVDESTQEKDRNGPNSPSSPVKTPTSTSSKPDKSGTSRPPSATPSNKSAPKSRSASKNRLLLKTPEPEPVKKVPMNKVQVGHAPSPNLKAVRSKIGSLDNATYKPGGGHVKIESKKIDIKAAPRIEAKNDKYMPKGGEKKIVTTKLQWNAKSKIGSLENAAHKPGGGDKKIETLKMDFKDKAKPKVGSTANVKHQPGGGDIKDNNPKDIQTQKLEIKAQSKVGSLDNVKHKPGGGEKKIFDDKDYLKNVEHSVALTTPPTQFAAQGRLIATIHLEFGLCNSDCSPLPSMTASGADENLNQQS from the exons ATGTACGGCACGGGAAAGGATCGCTCCGGCCAGGAGGTTTCTCCACAGGATTAcccagtgcagcagcagcagcgtgcTCAGTCCAAGTCAGAGTATGTCATGGATTCCGCATCTGTAGATCGTCCTCAGCAGCAGTTGAGACCGCAATCCACGCAGGATTATGTGCCCTATGAGTCCTCCGATTCATCTGTGGAACGAAAGAAAGAACAGCCAAGAGCTCAGTTAAACACAGATTataacaatagcaacagcacTTCGGATAGTGCCTCCTACGGCTCCGATTCAGTTTCCAAACAGCAGATCCGATCTCAGCCGAATCCAGAGTACCAGAGCAATGTAGGACCTGCCTATGAGGCACCTAGAGATGAGCGCGGTCAACTGCAGCCACAGAGATCCCAGCCAGCTGCCGATTACTCCGCATATGAACGGCAGCAACGCCCGCCGCCAACGACAATAGATTACACCACCGGCTATAATGCACCACCCAAAGATCGCACCACCCTGTCACGCAGCAACTCGCGACCCACCCTCTCACCCAATCCCAAGCTCCAAAGTATACCCAATTCCGAGTATGTGCGACCACCACAGAACTTTGTCTTGCCACCGCAGATGCGTCCCGCCGTGGGGCCACCACAGCCGCGTCCTCCGTTCGCCGGAGCCAGGCCGATGGTCGGAATGGGACCACGTCCACCCATGCCGCCGAACATGGCGGCTAGGCCACCACCACTGCGCAGCACAGACAGCAAGAGCAACCTGCTAATGGGTCCACCGATGCGACCGGGCATGCCACCGCAACTCAACATGCAGCAGGCTCGTCTGCCCAATGCCGGCGGGCAGCTTAGTCCGCCGGGCCAGGGACCACCAAGGCCACCAGGCGGATTTCCCTGGAATCCAGCCGGGGCACCGGGAATGCCGCCTGGAGCACGTCCGCCCCAGAATATGACGCGACCgccgccacccacttttgcACGCCCGCCGCCGGGTCAGCCGCTGCAGGCGCCCTTCAATCGACCGCCCTTCAACCAGCCGCCCATGcaaccgcaacagcaacaacaacaaccaccacaacagctgcagcagcagcagcaacacatgcaacagcaacagcagcagcaactacgCCCACTTTCGGCAGCCAGtgcacacaacaacaacgatgacgacgacgacgtgGTCATGGGTCCCGCGGTGACCCCGCTCAAGACCTTCAACCCGAGGCCCGATCCCATGGGCGAGCCCCTACTGGAGGACATCGAGCCGCCCTTCCAGACGAGCCCCCCAGCCGGAGAATCCAAAAAGGGGCCCGGCTTCA AGGGTGACAATGACAGCGGCGTTGATGAGTCCACTCAGGAGAAG GATCGCAACGGACCCAACTCGCCCAGTTCGCCCGTGAAAACGCCCACATCGACCTCATCGAAGCCGGACAAGTCGGGCACGTCGCGTCCACCGAGTGCCACGCCCTCGAACAAGTCAGCCCCCAAGTCGCGCAGCGCCTCCAAGAACCGCTTGCTCCTCAAGACCCCAGAGCCCGAGCCAGTCAAGAAAG TTCCAATGAACAAGGTACAAGTCGGACATGCGCCTTCACCCAATCTGAAGGCGGTGCGCTCCAAGATCGGATCCCTGGACAATGCCACCTATAAGCCGGGTGGCGGCCACGTGAAAATCGAGTCCAAGAAGATCGACATCAAGGCGGCACCGCGCATCGAGGCCAAGAACGACAAGTACATGCCAAAGGGCGGCGAGAAGAAG ATAGTTACAACAAAGTTGCAGTGGAACGCCAAGTCCAAAATTGGTTCGCTGGAGAATGCCGCCCACAAGCCGGGAGGCGGGGACAAGAAGATCGAGACCCTGAAGATGGACTTCAAGGACAAGGCCAAGCCGAAGGTGGGCTCGACGGCCAATGTGAAGCATCAGCCGGGTGGCGGAGACATCAAG GATAACAACCCGAAGGAT ATCCAAACGCAAAAACTAGAAATTAAGGCACAAAGCAAAGTTGGCTCTTTGGATAATGTAAAGCACAAGCCCGGTGGCGGTGAGAAGAAGATTTTCGATGATAAGgattatttgaaaaatgttgaacACTCTGTTGCACTGACAACACCACCAACACAG TTTGCGGCACAAGGGCGCTTGATTGCCACGATCCATCTAGAATTCGGTCTCTGTAACTCAGACTGT AGTCCACTACCATCCATGACGGCTTCTGGCGCTgatgaaaatttaaatcaacaaAGCTAA
- the LOC6729866 gene encoding basic salivary proline-rich protein 2 isoform X11 — MYGTGKDRSGQEVSPQDYPVQQQQRAQSKSEYVMDSASVDRPQQQLRPQSTQDYVPYESSDSSVERKKEQPRAQLNTDYNNSNSTSDSASYGSDSVSKQQIRSQPNPEYQSNVGPAYEAPRDERGQLQPQRSQPAADYSAYERQQRPPPTTIDYTTGYNAPPKDRTTLSRSNSRPTLSPNPKLQSIPNSEYVRPPQNFVLPPQMRPAVGPPQPRPPFAGARPMVGMGPRPPMPPNMAARPPPLRSTDSKSNLLMGPPMRPGMPPQLNMQQARLPNAGGQLSPPGQGPPRPPGGFPWNPAGAPGMPPGARPPQNMTRPPPPTFARPPPGQPLQAPFNRPPFNQPPMQPQQQQQQPPQQLQQQQQHMQQQQQQQLRPLSAASAHNNNDDDDDVVMGPAVTPLKTFNPRPDPMGEPLLEDIEPPFQTSPPAGESKKGPGFKGDNDSGVDESTQEKDRNGPNSPSSPVKTPTSTSSKPDKSGTSRPPSATPSNKSAPKSRSASKNRLLLKTPEPEPVKKVPMNKVQVGHAPSPNLKAVRSKIGSLDNATYKPGGGHVKIESKKIDIKAAPRIEAKNDKYMPKGGEKKIVTTKLQWNAKSKIGSLENAAHKPGGGDKKIETLKMDFKDKAKPKVGSTANVKHQPGGGDIKSPLPSMTASGADENLNQQS, encoded by the exons ATGTACGGCACGGGAAAGGATCGCTCCGGCCAGGAGGTTTCTCCACAGGATTAcccagtgcagcagcagcagcgtgcTCAGTCCAAGTCAGAGTATGTCATGGATTCCGCATCTGTAGATCGTCCTCAGCAGCAGTTGAGACCGCAATCCACGCAGGATTATGTGCCCTATGAGTCCTCCGATTCATCTGTGGAACGAAAGAAAGAACAGCCAAGAGCTCAGTTAAACACAGATTataacaatagcaacagcacTTCGGATAGTGCCTCCTACGGCTCCGATTCAGTTTCCAAACAGCAGATCCGATCTCAGCCGAATCCAGAGTACCAGAGCAATGTAGGACCTGCCTATGAGGCACCTAGAGATGAGCGCGGTCAACTGCAGCCACAGAGATCCCAGCCAGCTGCCGATTACTCCGCATATGAACGGCAGCAACGCCCGCCGCCAACGACAATAGATTACACCACCGGCTATAATGCACCACCCAAAGATCGCACCACCCTGTCACGCAGCAACTCGCGACCCACCCTCTCACCCAATCCCAAGCTCCAAAGTATACCCAATTCCGAGTATGTGCGACCACCACAGAACTTTGTCTTGCCACCGCAGATGCGTCCCGCCGTGGGGCCACCACAGCCGCGTCCTCCGTTCGCCGGAGCCAGGCCGATGGTCGGAATGGGACCACGTCCACCCATGCCGCCGAACATGGCGGCTAGGCCACCACCACTGCGCAGCACAGACAGCAAGAGCAACCTGCTAATGGGTCCACCGATGCGACCGGGCATGCCACCGCAACTCAACATGCAGCAGGCTCGTCTGCCCAATGCCGGCGGGCAGCTTAGTCCGCCGGGCCAGGGACCACCAAGGCCACCAGGCGGATTTCCCTGGAATCCAGCCGGGGCACCGGGAATGCCGCCTGGAGCACGTCCGCCCCAGAATATGACGCGACCgccgccacccacttttgcACGCCCGCCGCCGGGTCAGCCGCTGCAGGCGCCCTTCAATCGACCGCCCTTCAACCAGCCGCCCATGcaaccgcaacagcaacaacaacaaccaccacaacagctgcagcagcagcagcaacacatgcaacagcaacagcagcagcaactacgCCCACTTTCGGCAGCCAGtgcacacaacaacaacgatgacgacgacgacgtgGTCATGGGTCCCGCGGTGACCCCGCTCAAGACCTTCAACCCGAGGCCCGATCCCATGGGCGAGCCCCTACTGGAGGACATCGAGCCGCCCTTCCAGACGAGCCCCCCAGCCGGAGAATCCAAAAAGGGGCCCGGCTTCA AGGGTGACAATGACAGCGGCGTTGATGAGTCCACTCAGGAGAAG GATCGCAACGGACCCAACTCGCCCAGTTCGCCCGTGAAAACGCCCACATCGACCTCATCGAAGCCGGACAAGTCGGGCACGTCGCGTCCACCGAGTGCCACGCCCTCGAACAAGTCAGCCCCCAAGTCGCGCAGCGCCTCCAAGAACCGCTTGCTCCTCAAGACCCCAGAGCCCGAGCCAGTCAAGAAAG TTCCAATGAACAAGGTACAAGTCGGACATGCGCCTTCACCCAATCTGAAGGCGGTGCGCTCCAAGATCGGATCCCTGGACAATGCCACCTATAAGCCGGGTGGCGGCCACGTGAAAATCGAGTCCAAGAAGATCGACATCAAGGCGGCACCGCGCATCGAGGCCAAGAACGACAAGTACATGCCAAAGGGCGGCGAGAAGAAG ATAGTTACAACAAAGTTGCAGTGGAACGCCAAGTCCAAAATTGGTTCGCTGGAGAATGCCGCCCACAAGCCGGGAGGCGGGGACAAGAAGATCGAGACCCTGAAGATGGACTTCAAGGACAAGGCCAAGCCGAAGGTGGGCTCGACGGCCAATGTGAAGCATCAGCCGGGTGGCGGAGACATCAAG AGTCCACTACCATCCATGACGGCTTCTGGCGCTgatgaaaatttaaatcaacaaAGCTAA
- the LOC6729866 gene encoding basic proline-rich protein isoform X10 has protein sequence MYGTGKDRSGQEVSPQDYPVQQQQRAQSKSEYVMDSASVDRPQQQLRPQSTQDYVPYESSDSSVERKKEQPRAQLNTDYNNSNSTSDSASYGSDSVSKQQIRSQPNPEYQSNVGPAYEAPRDERGQLQPQRSQPAADYSAYERQQRPPPTTIDYTTGYNAPPKDRTTLSRSNSRPTLSPNPKLQSIPNSEYVRPPQNFVLPPQMRPAVGPPQPRPPFAGARPMVGMGPRPPMPPNMAARPPPLRSTDSKSNLLMGPPMRPGMPPQLNMQQARLPNAGGQLSPPGQGPPRPPGGFPWNPAGAPGMPPGARPPQNMTRPPPPTFARPPPGQPLQAPFNRPPFNQPPMQPQQQQQQPPQQLQQQQQHMQQQQQQQLRPLSAASAHNNNDDDDDVVMGPAVTPLKTFNPRPDPMGEPLLEDIEPPFQTSPPAGESKKGPGFKGDNDSGVDESTQEKDRNGPNSPSSPVKTPTSTSSKPDKSGTSRPPSATPSNKSAPKSRSASKNRLLLKTPEPEPVKKVPMNKVQVGHAPSPNLKAVRSKIGSLDNATYKPGGGHVKIESKKIDIKAAPRIEAKNDKYMPKGGEKKIVTTKLQWNAKSKIGSLENAAHKPGGGDKKIETLKMDFKDKAKPKVGSTANVKHQPGGGDIKDNNPKDSPLPSMTASGADENLNQQS, from the exons ATGTACGGCACGGGAAAGGATCGCTCCGGCCAGGAGGTTTCTCCACAGGATTAcccagtgcagcagcagcagcgtgcTCAGTCCAAGTCAGAGTATGTCATGGATTCCGCATCTGTAGATCGTCCTCAGCAGCAGTTGAGACCGCAATCCACGCAGGATTATGTGCCCTATGAGTCCTCCGATTCATCTGTGGAACGAAAGAAAGAACAGCCAAGAGCTCAGTTAAACACAGATTataacaatagcaacagcacTTCGGATAGTGCCTCCTACGGCTCCGATTCAGTTTCCAAACAGCAGATCCGATCTCAGCCGAATCCAGAGTACCAGAGCAATGTAGGACCTGCCTATGAGGCACCTAGAGATGAGCGCGGTCAACTGCAGCCACAGAGATCCCAGCCAGCTGCCGATTACTCCGCATATGAACGGCAGCAACGCCCGCCGCCAACGACAATAGATTACACCACCGGCTATAATGCACCACCCAAAGATCGCACCACCCTGTCACGCAGCAACTCGCGACCCACCCTCTCACCCAATCCCAAGCTCCAAAGTATACCCAATTCCGAGTATGTGCGACCACCACAGAACTTTGTCTTGCCACCGCAGATGCGTCCCGCCGTGGGGCCACCACAGCCGCGTCCTCCGTTCGCCGGAGCCAGGCCGATGGTCGGAATGGGACCACGTCCACCCATGCCGCCGAACATGGCGGCTAGGCCACCACCACTGCGCAGCACAGACAGCAAGAGCAACCTGCTAATGGGTCCACCGATGCGACCGGGCATGCCACCGCAACTCAACATGCAGCAGGCTCGTCTGCCCAATGCCGGCGGGCAGCTTAGTCCGCCGGGCCAGGGACCACCAAGGCCACCAGGCGGATTTCCCTGGAATCCAGCCGGGGCACCGGGAATGCCGCCTGGAGCACGTCCGCCCCAGAATATGACGCGACCgccgccacccacttttgcACGCCCGCCGCCGGGTCAGCCGCTGCAGGCGCCCTTCAATCGACCGCCCTTCAACCAGCCGCCCATGcaaccgcaacagcaacaacaacaaccaccacaacagctgcagcagcagcagcaacacatgcaacagcaacagcagcagcaactacgCCCACTTTCGGCAGCCAGtgcacacaacaacaacgatgacgacgacgacgtgGTCATGGGTCCCGCGGTGACCCCGCTCAAGACCTTCAACCCGAGGCCCGATCCCATGGGCGAGCCCCTACTGGAGGACATCGAGCCGCCCTTCCAGACGAGCCCCCCAGCCGGAGAATCCAAAAAGGGGCCCGGCTTCA AGGGTGACAATGACAGCGGCGTTGATGAGTCCACTCAGGAGAAG GATCGCAACGGACCCAACTCGCCCAGTTCGCCCGTGAAAACGCCCACATCGACCTCATCGAAGCCGGACAAGTCGGGCACGTCGCGTCCACCGAGTGCCACGCCCTCGAACAAGTCAGCCCCCAAGTCGCGCAGCGCCTCCAAGAACCGCTTGCTCCTCAAGACCCCAGAGCCCGAGCCAGTCAAGAAAG TTCCAATGAACAAGGTACAAGTCGGACATGCGCCTTCACCCAATCTGAAGGCGGTGCGCTCCAAGATCGGATCCCTGGACAATGCCACCTATAAGCCGGGTGGCGGCCACGTGAAAATCGAGTCCAAGAAGATCGACATCAAGGCGGCACCGCGCATCGAGGCCAAGAACGACAAGTACATGCCAAAGGGCGGCGAGAAGAAG ATAGTTACAACAAAGTTGCAGTGGAACGCCAAGTCCAAAATTGGTTCGCTGGAGAATGCCGCCCACAAGCCGGGAGGCGGGGACAAGAAGATCGAGACCCTGAAGATGGACTTCAAGGACAAGGCCAAGCCGAAGGTGGGCTCGACGGCCAATGTGAAGCATCAGCCGGGTGGCGGAGACATCAAG GATAACAACCCGAAGGAT AGTCCACTACCATCCATGACGGCTTCTGGCGCTgatgaaaatttaaatcaacaaAGCTAA